A single region of the Hoeflea prorocentri genome encodes:
- a CDS encoding aspartate aminotransferase family protein yields MNMAPKITKPNLLSVEDAKALDLPHMTEYFKDHLNPGQLHFMKLLGFNKVKIERAEGMYYIDQNDRKILDFFGGFGSLAFGHNHPRVLDARIKFQQEKRHEIAMAFLSQYASALAKNLAEVSPGDLDMVFLGSSGSEAMEAAVKVAERAAGPERSRIVYAENSFHGKTKGVLSLTDSPLYRGEFRLVDETLCVPFGDIDAIRNAFEADPRIGVIVLETIQGGGGIISAPVSFWQELRALCDKHEVLWVADEVQCGMGRSGRFYAFEHAGVVPDVTALAKSLGAGKSAMAAMIARRDIYMKAYGKPNTALIHGPATFGGIGEACITAIEGLNILYDDDLIANSAAQGAYLLKKLEALQDKYPKIIKDVRGQGLMIGLEFQDFSQTLPMVLRPVVSVLDDKLKGSLSGFIGALLLKDYDTLVAFTEYNRNVIRLEPPLICMSEHVDAFVDALDSLLGRGIVGIVKDFVASQVK; encoded by the coding sequence ATGAATATGGCTCCAAAAATTACCAAGCCCAACCTGCTGTCGGTCGAGGACGCCAAGGCGCTCGACCTGCCGCATATGACAGAATATTTCAAGGATCACCTCAATCCCGGCCAGCTCCATTTCATGAAGCTTCTGGGCTTCAACAAGGTCAAGATCGAGCGTGCAGAGGGCATGTATTATATCGATCAGAACGACCGGAAAATTCTTGATTTCTTCGGTGGTTTCGGATCGCTCGCCTTCGGTCACAACCATCCTCGGGTGCTTGATGCGCGCATCAAGTTCCAGCAGGAAAAACGCCACGAGATCGCTATGGCGTTCCTGTCGCAATATGCGTCCGCGCTTGCCAAGAACCTTGCCGAAGTCTCGCCAGGTGATCTCGATATGGTGTTCCTGGGTTCGTCCGGGTCGGAAGCCATGGAAGCGGCCGTCAAGGTTGCCGAGCGCGCCGCGGGCCCCGAACGCAGCCGTATTGTCTATGCGGAAAACTCATTTCACGGCAAGACGAAGGGTGTGCTGTCGCTGACGGATTCACCGCTCTATCGCGGTGAGTTTCGTCTTGTGGATGAGACCTTGTGCGTGCCGTTCGGCGATATCGATGCGATCCGCAACGCTTTCGAGGCCGATCCACGGATCGGTGTCATCGTTCTGGAAACGATCCAGGGCGGGGGCGGCATCATTTCCGCGCCGGTATCCTTCTGGCAGGAATTGCGGGCGCTGTGCGACAAGCACGAGGTGCTTTGGGTGGCCGACGAAGTTCAGTGCGGCATGGGTCGCTCGGGCCGTTTCTATGCCTTTGAACATGCTGGTGTCGTTCCCGATGTGACGGCGCTTGCCAAATCGCTTGGCGCCGGCAAAAGCGCCATGGCCGCGATGATCGCCCGGCGCGACATCTATATGAAAGCTTATGGCAAGCCGAATACGGCGCTCATCCACGGCCCGGCAACGTTCGGCGGGATCGGCGAGGCCTGTATCACGGCGATCGAAGGGCTGAATATCCTCTATGATGACGATCTGATTGCCAATTCGGCTGCCCAGGGCGCTTATCTTCTGAAGAAGCTTGAGGCTTTGCAGGACAAGTATCCGAAAATCATCAAGGATGTGCGCGGGCAGGGGCTCATGATCGGACTTGAGTTCCAGGATTTCAGCCAGACCCTTCCCATGGTTTTGCGTCCTGTTGTTTCGGTACTTGATGACAAGCTGAAAGGCTCATTGTCAGGCTTTATCGGCGCATTGCTGCTGAAAGACTACGACACCCTGGTTGCCTTTACGGAATATAACCGCAACGTCATCAGGTTGGAGCCGCCGCTGATCTGCATGTCGGAACATGTCGACGCCTTTGTCGATGCCCTCGACAGCCTCCTTGGCCGCGGCATTGTCGGGATCGTGAAGGACTTTGTCGCCAGTCAGGTGAAATAG
- a CDS encoding NAD-dependent epimerase/dehydratase family protein, whose product MKHILFGGDGAVGRVLAARLVKDGEDVVVCDISKGDVPHYANCRFIDLDVTDKEHFAKVDIAADDMVYNLSAKTLSPLQVRANRHAFFWPVNYWGTDNIINKMVDSDATRLVHYTTDMIYGHTFTGPLTEEHPANPLGDYGLSKLKTEELAAHWRKRGMNISIFRPRLVIGPGRLGILSKLFKLVDYHLPVPMIGSGRNPYQFISVFDCAEAARLAWKAGVPNEAYNLGSDNPPPVRKLLRDLIDHAGSKSFVLPTPAWAVKRTLDLFDLVNLPIMDPEQYLIADEMCILDCSKAKEQLGWAAEYRDEDMLIAAYDEYREGLSSSKNEAPVSTKHKATI is encoded by the coding sequence ATGAAGCACATTCTGTTTGGAGGTGACGGGGCTGTTGGTCGCGTCCTTGCAGCGCGGCTGGTCAAGGATGGCGAGGACGTCGTCGTCTGCGACATTTCCAAGGGCGATGTACCGCACTATGCCAACTGTCGTTTCATCGACCTCGATGTGACCGACAAGGAGCACTTTGCCAAGGTCGATATTGCCGCGGACGACATGGTCTACAATCTGTCGGCCAAGACGTTGTCGCCGCTTCAGGTTCGCGCCAATCGGCACGCTTTTTTCTGGCCGGTGAACTACTGGGGCACGGACAATATCATCAATAAGATGGTCGATAGTGATGCCACCCGGCTTGTGCATTATACGACCGACATGATCTACGGGCACACCTTCACCGGTCCACTGACGGAGGAGCATCCCGCCAATCCGCTTGGTGACTATGGTTTGTCAAAACTCAAAACCGAGGAACTGGCCGCCCATTGGCGTAAACGCGGCATGAATATCTCGATCTTTCGCCCGCGGCTTGTTATCGGGCCCGGCCGGCTTGGTATCCTGTCGAAGCTCTTCAAGCTGGTGGACTATCATCTGCCGGTGCCGATGATCGGTTCAGGGCGCAATCCCTATCAGTTCATTTCGGTTTTTGACTGCGCGGAAGCCGCGCGTCTTGCCTGGAAGGCTGGCGTGCCGAACGAAGCCTATAATCTGGGCTCTGACAATCCGCCGCCGGTACGCAAGCTGCTGCGGGACCTGATCGACCATGCCGGATCGAAATCCTTTGTGCTGCCGACACCAGCCTGGGCGGTCAAGCGCACGCTTGATCTGTTCGATCTCGTCAATCTCCCGATCATGGATCCGGAGCAATATCTGATTGCCGACGAGATGTGCATTCTGGATTGCAGCAAAGCCAAGGAACAGCTTGGCTGGGCAGCCGAATATCGCGACGAGGACATGCTGATTGCAGCCTATGACGAATATCGTGAGGGCCTTTCCAGCAGCAAAAACGAAGCGCCTGTCTCGACCAAACACAAAGCCACCATTTGA
- a CDS encoding mechanosensitive ion channel family protein, with protein sequence MPLLSRFLVICALCLGIFAVSGYPSFAQTNAGSSSVSFTSDDVKAANKQIDGADEELDNFREKEDAALNDDLRLVELQQQLEDIAASMEQIYKDLQPRLESIKARETELGDPPGEGDPEEPLTLRQERTKLAADRAAVNAEIGEVQNVADRARTLAEEVSGLRRTLFRQTLLGRSDLSEKNFEAAGRALDQEVRELVTRISSWFSFTWSFERRAFLSAITLTLLFGVLFVYSEYRLFSRFVKQDRSQTNPSAFSKHTFAFWSTLLPAIGVAIFCSLALFFLDNFNVLRRDIANLLTPLVQFIIVLFFVGRLANAVLAPAHPHWRLVNVSDRGAHTLWWLIFGMTFINAFDYLAGSVSDVLQSPAILTIARSFVASVLIGGLLVLLSRVQPMKTDDGSSKPWPRSVSIPLMVLGLALILFSVFGYVGLTRFVATQVIILGALLVAMYLGFLSAKAVSEPEDFKASSLGQVLSNRFNLGPIAVEQIGLLCGLSIYVLVLVFGVPVIFLIWGYHIRDIQSWVADSFSQITVGNVTISLSGILVGLVVFAVGYFISRWFQRWLDENVMRRSRMETGLRNSVRTGIGYLGIAIAAIIGLSVAGLNLSNVALVAGALSVGIGFGLQNIVNNFVSGLILLIERPFKVGDWVVTGSTQGFVRHISVRATEIETFQRQSVIVPNSEFINTPVANWTHRNSIGRQEIAVGVSYDSDPRRVMAILDEIAENHDLVLRDPPPFVVFVGFGASSLDFELRVYMSDVLSGLSIATELRTQIFERFREEGIEIPFPQTDVHIKEPKDGEASVAEEAKKRLQAQAAEQKNADDPQPLPRRHDPDD encoded by the coding sequence ATGCCGCTCCTGTCGCGTTTCTTGGTCATATGCGCTCTCTGCCTCGGCATTTTTGCCGTTTCAGGATACCCGTCCTTTGCCCAGACAAATGCGGGCTCATCCTCCGTTTCTTTCACATCCGACGATGTCAAAGCCGCCAACAAACAGATTGATGGGGCTGACGAGGAACTGGACAACTTCCGGGAAAAGGAAGACGCCGCGCTTAACGACGACCTTCGTCTTGTTGAGCTGCAGCAGCAGCTTGAGGACATAGCTGCCTCAATGGAGCAGATCTACAAGGATCTGCAGCCCCGTCTTGAAAGCATCAAGGCGCGTGAAACCGAGCTTGGTGACCCTCCGGGCGAAGGTGATCCGGAAGAACCGCTAACGCTAAGGCAGGAGCGTACGAAGCTGGCGGCCGACCGCGCTGCGGTCAATGCGGAAATCGGTGAGGTTCAAAATGTAGCGGATCGGGCGAGAACGCTCGCCGAGGAAGTGTCAGGGCTTCGCAGAACCCTTTTCCGGCAGACCCTACTCGGCCGGTCCGACCTTTCGGAGAAGAACTTCGAGGCCGCGGGCAGGGCGTTGGACCAGGAAGTCCGCGAGCTCGTCACCCGCATATCAAGCTGGTTTTCCTTCACATGGTCGTTCGAGAGGCGGGCCTTTTTGTCCGCGATTACTCTCACTTTGCTCTTTGGTGTACTCTTTGTTTACAGCGAATACCGGCTTTTCTCGCGGTTTGTGAAACAGGACCGGTCGCAGACCAATCCGTCTGCATTCAGCAAACATACATTCGCATTCTGGTCGACGCTGCTGCCCGCAATCGGCGTCGCAATCTTTTGTTCTCTGGCGCTCTTTTTTCTGGATAATTTCAATGTCCTTCGTCGGGATATCGCAAACCTCCTGACACCGCTCGTCCAGTTCATCATTGTGCTTTTCTTTGTCGGCCGACTAGCCAATGCGGTTCTGGCTCCCGCTCACCCCCATTGGCGGCTGGTCAACGTTTCCGATCGCGGTGCCCATACGCTTTGGTGGCTGATCTTCGGGATGACCTTCATCAACGCGTTCGATTACCTGGCCGGCAGCGTATCGGATGTGCTGCAGTCGCCGGCGATCTTGACCATTGCGCGCAGCTTCGTTGCATCGGTCCTCATCGGGGGGCTGCTGGTCTTGCTGTCGCGTGTCCAGCCGATGAAAACCGATGATGGATCCAGCAAGCCCTGGCCCCGCAGTGTTTCAATCCCGCTGATGGTCCTCGGATTGGCTCTCATCCTGTTTTCGGTGTTCGGCTATGTGGGCCTTACACGTTTCGTTGCAACGCAGGTGATCATCCTGGGCGCATTGCTTGTCGCGATGTATCTGGGGTTCCTTTCAGCCAAAGCCGTCTCGGAGCCGGAGGATTTCAAAGCCTCATCGCTTGGACAAGTGCTTTCCAACCGGTTCAACCTTGGTCCGATTGCTGTTGAGCAGATCGGCCTGCTGTGCGGCCTTTCGATCTATGTGCTGGTTCTCGTATTCGGCGTTCCGGTGATCTTCCTGATCTGGGGCTATCACATCCGTGATATCCAGAGCTGGGTCGCGGACAGCTTCAGCCAGATTACTGTCGGCAATGTCACCATATCGCTGTCCGGTATTCTTGTCGGACTTGTCGTTTTTGCCGTTGGCTATTTCATCAGCCGCTGGTTCCAGCGTTGGCTGGACGAGAATGTCATGCGTCGCAGCCGTATGGAAACAGGTCTGCGCAACTCGGTGCGAACCGGCATTGGCTATCTTGGCATTGCCATTGCGGCGATTATCGGTCTTTCCGTTGCCGGCCTTAACCTTTCGAACGTGGCGCTGGTTGCCGGTGCGCTTTCGGTCGGCATCGGCTTCGGGCTGCAGAACATCGTCAACAATTTCGTCTCGGGGCTGATCCTGCTCATCGAACGGCCGTTCAAGGTCGGCGATTGGGTGGTGACCGGATCAACACAAGGCTTCGTGCGGCACATCTCGGTGCGCGCGACGGAGATCGAAACGTTCCAGCGTCAATCGGTCATCGTGCCGAATTCCGAGTTCATCAATACGCCGGTGGCCAACTGGACCCACCGCAATTCGATCGGACGCCAGGAGATTGCGGTCGGTGTTTCCTACGATTCCGATCCGCGCCGGGTCATGGCCATACTGGACGAGATTGCGGAAAACCACGATCTGGTCCTACGTGATCCTCCGCCATTCGTCGTTTTTGTCGGTTTCGGCGCTTCGTCTCTCGACTTTGAGCTGCGGGTTTACATGAGCGACGTGCTTTCCGGGCTGTCGATCGCCACCGAACTGCGTACGCAGATATTCGAGCGGTTCCGCGAGGAAGGCATTGAGATTCCGTTCCCGCAGACCGATGTGCATATCAAGGAACCAAAGGACGGCGAGGCGTCTGTCGCTGAAGAGGCCAAGAAGCGCTTGCAGGCGCAGGCGGCTGAGCAGAAAAATGCGGACGATCCGCAGCCATTACCCCGGCGGCACGACCCGGACGATTAA
- a CDS encoding EamA family transporter — MSYIPFLIFTVLANAGAQLLLKQGMITFDGNAFDAGGLLMKVVAVLFNPWVFAGLVTYVLAMGSHLYVLSKVDVSFAYPFLSLAYVPAAILAYFLFKEDLNAWRVWGILLICVGTAFMAQSGHKDPREIVGYSDRGEPGISKVDT; from the coding sequence ATGAGCTATATTCCGTTCCTGATCTTTACAGTGCTGGCAAATGCGGGAGCACAATTGTTGCTCAAGCAAGGCATGATCACTTTTGATGGTAATGCTTTTGATGCCGGCGGCTTGCTGATGAAGGTCGTAGCCGTCCTATTCAACCCATGGGTATTTGCGGGATTGGTGACGTATGTGCTGGCCATGGGATCGCATCTTTATGTCCTGTCTAAGGTGGACGTCTCCTTCGCCTATCCATTCCTTAGCCTGGCGTATGTGCCGGCTGCGATTTTGGCCTACTTCCTATTCAAAGAAGACCTGAACGCTTGGCGTGTTTGGGGCATTCTTCTCATTTGTGTCGGAACTGCGTTCATGGCTCAGTCCGGACACAAGGATCCCAGAGAGATCGTTGGTTACAGCGATCGGGGCGAGCCCGGTATCAGTAAGGTCGACACATGA
- a CDS encoding UbiA family prenyltransferase — MTEPDIADTARTVPLCVDLDGTLVKTDTLWESLIGLLLKNPFLLFAAVAWIFRGKAVLKNEVAARIDRDASSWPYREEVIDFLKSEKQRGRYIVLATGAPEKVAQPIADHLGLFDEVLHTTSQVNLTAHRKRDKLIERFGAGGFDYVGDSRDDVAVFEAANRAILVAPDGTASRWADSHDADVLVESRMNLKLILKAMRVHQWLKNVLLAVPLVLLHELLNFGLLVSVITAFFSFSFAASSIYLFNDLTDLENDRLHHRKKNRPLASGALSIASGMKLASALLAGSVVLALFLPATYFGVLLIYIAATTAYSFVLKRKLLVDVFTLAGLFTLRIIAGAAAIQVALSFWLLAFSIFFFLSLALVKRYVELLELSDEKGSKKLGRGYYALDFDMIGQAGISSAFGAALVLALYIHSDEVQEMYRMPALLWPLCPMVVYMLLRIWMIARRGEVHDDPVVFIMGDWRSQLVMAIGAVLVILAATAYPL; from the coding sequence GTGACTGAACCAGATATCGCCGATACGGCGCGTACGGTACCACTGTGTGTCGATCTCGACGGCACGCTGGTGAAGACCGATACGCTCTGGGAAAGCCTGATCGGTCTTCTATTGAAGAACCCGTTCCTGCTCTTTGCGGCAGTGGCATGGATTTTTCGCGGCAAGGCTGTGCTGAAAAACGAGGTGGCGGCGCGCATCGACCGTGACGCTTCCTCATGGCCCTATCGCGAGGAAGTTATCGATTTCCTCAAGAGCGAGAAGCAAAGGGGACGTTACATCGTCCTGGCAACCGGTGCGCCCGAGAAAGTCGCACAGCCGATTGCAGATCATCTCGGCCTGTTTGATGAAGTCCTGCATACGACGTCGCAAGTCAATCTGACCGCACATCGCAAGCGGGACAAGCTGATTGAACGTTTTGGCGCCGGCGGTTTTGACTATGTGGGTGACAGCCGGGACGATGTTGCCGTCTTCGAGGCAGCCAATCGAGCGATCCTGGTCGCGCCGGACGGTACCGCATCCCGCTGGGCGGACAGCCATGATGCTGACGTTCTGGTTGAAAGCCGGATGAATCTCAAGCTTATCCTCAAGGCGATGCGTGTTCATCAGTGGCTGAAGAATGTGCTGCTTGCCGTGCCGCTTGTGCTGCTTCACGAGTTGTTGAATTTCGGTCTGCTGGTGAGCGTCATCACAGCGTTCTTCTCCTTTTCGTTTGCTGCTTCGTCGATCTATCTTTTCAACGATCTGACGGATCTGGAGAATGACCGGCTGCATCACCGAAAGAAGAACCGGCCGCTTGCCAGCGGTGCTTTGAGCATAGCAAGTGGGATGAAGCTGGCCAGCGCGCTTCTCGCCGGATCCGTCGTGCTTGCCCTGTTCCTGCCGGCGACCTATTTCGGCGTGCTGCTTATCTATATCGCGGCGACAACAGCCTATTCGTTCGTCCTGAAACGCAAGCTGCTCGTGGATGTCTTCACCCTTGCCGGTCTTTTTACGCTTCGCATCATTGCGGGTGCCGCGGCCATCCAGGTCGCTCTGTCCTTCTGGCTGCTTGCCTTCTCGATCTTCTTCTTCCTCTCGCTTGCCCTGGTCAAACGCTACGTGGAACTGCTGGAGCTCTCGGACGAAAAGGGCTCGAAGAAACTCGGTCGCGGCTACTATGCGCTGGATTTCGATATGATCGGCCAGGCCGGCATTTCGTCCGCATTCGGTGCGGCGCTCGTGCTTGCGCTTTACATCCACAGCGACGAAGTCCAGGAGATGTACCGGATGCCGGCCTTGCTTTGGCCGCTGTGCCCGATGGTTGTCTATATGCTGCTGCGCATCTGGATGATCGCGCGGCGTGGTGAAGTCCACGATGACCCGGTCGTTTTTATCATGGGTGACTGGCGCAGCCAGCTTGTGATGGCCATCGGCGCGGTTCTGGTCATCCTGGCGGCGACGGCCTATCCGTTATGA
- a CDS encoding FAD-binding oxidoreductase encodes MSYDSWGSNTGVDRAACAAADVTPELLRSGSFLPFGNGRSYGDSCHNDSGRLIDSRNANRILGFDEASGALTCEAGTLLSDVLAYAIPRGYFLPVTPGTRFVTVGGAIANDVHGKNHHRRGTFGCHVARLTLVRSDGGPLECSPTSNSEMFSATIGGMGLTGLIMQATIRLMRVGTADVRQRTLRFGNLDDYFKHCDAFDAAHEYAVAWIDQLARGRKFGRGLLLGGDHIAEKAAPMRQSERQWLQVPFTPPISLLNRYTLAAFNELFFRKEKVGEAIRTVPWQSYFYPLDSIGRWNRLYGPRGLFQHQSVYPQTNGSETTAKLMECAQAHGHASFLTVLKKFGSVQSPGLFSFPRPGFTLTLDFANQGKATLRLLDALDDIVVAAGGAVNPYKDARMGASVFEASFPDWHRLENLRDPAMMSDFWRRTAMVLASPENTAHLGISAKEAAI; translated from the coding sequence ATGAGTTACGACAGTTGGGGCAGCAACACAGGCGTGGATCGTGCCGCCTGCGCCGCCGCTGATGTGACGCCGGAGCTCTTACGTTCGGGCAGTTTTCTACCCTTCGGCAATGGCCGTTCCTATGGGGACAGTTGCCATAACGATAGCGGCCGGCTGATTGACAGCCGAAACGCTAACCGCATTCTGGGATTTGACGAGGCAAGCGGTGCATTGACCTGCGAGGCCGGCACGCTCTTGAGCGATGTGCTTGCCTATGCCATCCCGCGCGGATATTTCCTGCCTGTTACGCCGGGCACGCGTTTTGTCACCGTAGGCGGGGCGATCGCCAATGACGTGCATGGCAAGAACCATCACCGGCGCGGCACCTTTGGCTGTCATGTTGCCCGATTGACGCTGGTGCGCAGCGATGGCGGGCCGCTTGAGTGTTCACCGACATCCAACAGTGAGATGTTTTCGGCGACCATCGGCGGTATGGGGCTGACCGGCCTCATAATGCAGGCAACCATCCGCCTGATGCGGGTCGGCACGGCGGATGTCAGACAACGGACGCTACGTTTCGGCAATCTCGACGACTATTTCAAACATTGCGATGCGTTTGACGCGGCCCATGAATATGCGGTGGCCTGGATCGATCAGTTGGCCCGGGGCCGAAAGTTCGGGCGAGGGCTGTTGCTGGGCGGTGACCATATTGCCGAAAAAGCGGCCCCCATGCGTCAGTCGGAGCGCCAATGGCTACAGGTCCCGTTCACACCGCCGATCAGTCTTTTGAACCGTTACACACTGGCCGCGTTCAACGAGCTGTTCTTCCGCAAGGAGAAGGTCGGCGAAGCCATCCGAACGGTGCCGTGGCAAAGCTATTTCTATCCGCTCGATTCCATCGGTCGCTGGAACAGGCTTTACGGTCCGCGCGGTCTTTTTCAGCATCAAAGCGTCTATCCGCAAACCAATGGCTCAGAGACAACGGCGAAGCTCATGGAATGCGCGCAAGCCCATGGCCACGCGTCGTTTCTGACGGTCCTGAAGAAATTCGGCTCGGTTCAATCGCCGGGGCTGTTTTCATTCCCGCGGCCGGGCTTCACCCTGACCCTTGATTTTGCCAATCAGGGAAAGGCCACGCTGCGGCTGCTGGATGCGCTCGACGATATCGTCGTGGCAGCCGGCGGTGCGGTCAATCCTTACAAGGACGCCCGTATGGGCGCTTCCGTTTTCGAGGCGTCATTTCCGGATTGGCACCGGCTGGAGAATTTGCGCGATCCGGCGATGATGTCCGATTTCTGGCGGCGTACGGCAATGGTGCTGGCATCACCGGAAAACACCGCTCACTTGGGCATTTCAGCGAAAGAAGCTGCAATTTGA
- a CDS encoding GcvT family protein: MKSSARAVVIGGGVVGVSTLYHLAKKGWDDVILIERKELTSGSTWHAAGLLPLFNMSYSVGQIHKYSVRFYQELAEETGMDTGFRKVTNVRLARTQDRLDEYEYYMGVAETIGIHVDRMSVEEIKEKWPYVNTDGLIGAICHPEDGYIQPADLTQALAKGARDRGATIYRNTSVTGIEQLGDGRWRVITDQGEVTCEHVISCSGNFARRTGAMIGLDVPVIPVEHQYIVTEAHPEIQKFRAEGGAELCVLRESDSSWYMREEAGGLLLGPYEKGAPCCYVDGPSDDSEYELFQEDLERLMPHIDTAIVRVPYFGEAGIKKVYNGAIAYTPDGSPIIGPAPGKENFWLNEGHSFGVTAAGGAGWQLAEWIVDGEPTIDMMGVDPRRFGPYATEGYLREKNEEAYANVFTVHYPDEERGAARPLKRSPCYDRMKDLGAVFGSVYGWERPNWFAPEGYGIDVNSIEKPDVLTNHNHPTPDEDNKVKEIWSFRRSNYFEHVGKEVQNVHENVGLLDMSAFAKMEVSGPGARDWLESILANSIPKKMGRIALCHLLTEAGGVRSEFTVYEWAPGRFYLVSAGAFEAHDHDYLRKLAPTDGSVRLNAITERLGVLVLAGPRARDVLQKLTRTSLDNADFPWLSGKAISVGTASAHALRVNFVGELGWELHHPIEQQNAIFDLIMEAGAEFGIKPFGIRAMTAMAIEKSYRLIPRELSIEYNAYESGLDRFIKPNKGDFMGREAVVRACEDGLSWNFVTLDVQDVTDADARGSEAIYQNGSLVGRATHGGYGWRLGKSIALAMVRPEFSSEGTELEIKILGKMHKAVVIGESPFDPDNEALRA, from the coding sequence ATGAAGAGCAGCGCACGTGCGGTTGTTATCGGCGGAGGCGTCGTCGGCGTCTCGACGCTCTATCACCTGGCAAAAAAGGGCTGGGACGATGTCATCCTTATTGAGCGCAAGGAACTGACATCCGGATCCACATGGCATGCAGCCGGCCTGCTGCCGCTCTTTAACATGAGCTATTCGGTCGGACAGATCCATAAATACTCGGTGCGCTTTTATCAGGAATTGGCCGAAGAAACCGGAATGGATACCGGATTCCGCAAGGTGACCAATGTGCGCCTCGCGCGAACGCAGGACCGGCTGGACGAATATGAGTATTATATGGGTGTTGCCGAGACGATCGGTATCCATGTCGACCGGATGAGCGTCGAGGAAATCAAGGAGAAGTGGCCGTACGTGAATACGGACGGGTTGATCGGTGCCATCTGCCATCCGGAAGACGGCTATATCCAGCCGGCCGATCTGACCCAGGCGCTGGCCAAGGGCGCACGCGACCGAGGGGCCACCATCTACCGCAACACATCTGTGACCGGCATCGAGCAACTGGGTGACGGGCGCTGGCGGGTGATTACCGATCAGGGTGAGGTGACGTGCGAACATGTCATCTCCTGTTCCGGTAACTTTGCCCGCCGGACGGGTGCAATGATTGGGCTCGACGTGCCGGTCATTCCGGTCGAGCACCAATACATCGTCACTGAAGCTCATCCCGAAATTCAGAAGTTCCGCGCCGAGGGCGGGGCGGAACTGTGCGTACTGCGCGAATCCGATTCATCCTGGTATATGCGAGAGGAGGCGGGTGGCCTTCTGCTCGGCCCCTACGAAAAAGGCGCGCCGTGCTGTTATGTCGACGGTCCGTCCGATGACTCGGAGTACGAGCTTTTCCAGGAAGACCTTGAACGTCTGATGCCGCATATCGACACGGCCATCGTGCGGGTTCCCTATTTCGGCGAGGCGGGCATCAAGAAGGTCTATAACGGTGCGATCGCCTATACGCCGGACGGCTCGCCGATCATTGGCCCGGCGCCCGGCAAAGAGAATTTCTGGCTTAACGAAGGTCATTCCTTCGGCGTGACGGCCGCTGGCGGGGCAGGCTGGCAGCTTGCCGAATGGATTGTCGATGGCGAGCCGACCATCGACATGATGGGTGTCGACCCGCGCCGGTTCGGACCTTACGCCACCGAGGGATATCTGAGGGAAAAGAACGAGGAGGCCTATGCCAACGTCTTCACGGTTCACTATCCCGACGAGGAACGCGGCGCGGCGCGGCCTTTGAAGCGTTCGCCCTGTTATGACCGGATGAAAGATCTGGGTGCGGTGTTCGGCTCGGTCTATGGCTGGGAGCGGCCCAACTGGTTTGCCCCGGAAGGTTACGGGATTGACGTGAACAGCATTGAAAAGCCGGATGTCCTGACCAACCATAACCACCCGACGCCGGACGAAGACAACAAAGTGAAGGAAATCTGGTCCTTCCGCCGCTCCAATTATTTTGAGCATGTCGGCAAGGAAGTGCAGAACGTGCACGAAAATGTCGGTCTGCTCGACATGTCGGCCTTCGCCAAGATGGAGGTCAGCGGCCCGGGTGCGCGAGATTGGCTGGAATCAATCCTTGCCAATTCCATCCCGAAGAAAATGGGCCGGATCGCGCTGTGCCATCTGCTGACGGAAGCCGGCGGCGTGCGTTCGGAATTCACGGTTTACGAGTGGGCGCCTGGGCGGTTCTATCTGGTTTCCGCCGGTGCATTCGAAGCGCACGATCATGACTATCTGCGCAAGCTTGCTCCGACAGATGGTTCGGTTCGCCTCAATGCCATCACCGAGCGGCTCGGTGTGCTTGTCCTTGCCGGCCCGCGTGCGCGTGACGTTCTGCAGAAACTGACACGGACGAGCCTTGATAACGCCGATTTCCCGTGGCTGTCGGGTAAGGCAATCAGTGTCGGCACGGCCAGCGCCCATGCGTTGCGCGTCAACTTTGTCGGCGAACTTGGCTGGGAACTGCACCACCCTATCGAACAGCAGAACGCGATCTTCGATTTGATCATGGAAGCCGGTGCGGAGTTCGGTATCAAGCCGTTTGGTATTCGCGCCATGACGGCCATGGCGATTGAGAAGTCATATCGTCTGATCCCGCGCGAGCTTTCCATTGAATACAACGCCTATGAATCCGGGCTCGACCGGTTCATCAAACCGAACAAGGGCGACTTCATGGGGCGTGAGGCGGTTGTGCGGGCTTGCGAGGACGGGCTTAGCTGGAATTTCGTGACGCTTGATGTTCAGGATGTGACGGATGCCGATGCACGTGGAAGCGAGGCCATCTATCAGAACGGCTCGCTTGTTGGCCGGGCGACCCATGGCGGTTACGGATGGCGGCTTGGCAAATCCATCGCGCTCGCCATGGTTCGGCCGGAGTTCAGCAGCGAAGGCACGGAGCTGGAGATCAAAATCCTCGGTAAGATGCACAAGGCAGTCGTCATCGGCGAAAGCCCGTTTGATCCGGACAATGAAGCCCTGCGGGCCTAG